From the Leptospira biflexa serovar Patoc strain 'Patoc 1 (Paris)' genome, one window contains:
- a CDS encoding PP2C family protein-serine/threonine phosphatase: protein MKEVKSYKFILIKIQFVLFLISILSFQSCFDLHSENNQESQLQQSVYLIDRYYYWSEEEILDPESILQEKWIPIPSKSLGFKKKEKEYLYLKFSDQFIRQLQSPILYSEIALERFKVFQGKEIVYQSDVSDFIYPHLIPLNSDPKGSIYIQFQSIYEGYIGIDHDVIFKNHSQALIDLFMENFSKTFFAPILLVLSFIFMGFYFLRRKEMIFLNFSILLLSASLIEALNGFVGFSLRQYAYYIVPLTFLNFTFFPFALLLFLISVFPPFFRNLFKFIATLHVIVFFVSIFRNYENGISFLNSEEGYNWIVVLEAFVAIFASVYVFMKGNRKLREIIIGILIIVVAGLHDTLVDLEVIHQQIRIIHYGFFLMLGFFGYYVFKHYLELLHSINRMNAELRTKNKELQRLIQIDKDLALAHALQKSLLSSKYNEDDKIRIIGFSQNLESVGGDYFDHTKDSMGNWAFLIADVSGHGISSAMVAAMSKMAFVGAGPYLQFPARVFHLMNRHLVGKTKNLFITASYLFIDTESYTITFSNAGHPSFFLIRNSEKEVQQLTAKGKPLGLFSHQAYAEETINIQPKDKILLYTDGIFDLLNAEGESFGEERLKSLLWEYRFHSLQDLSSILQDTLFRFSNGWRHQMDDLSFLMVEIK, encoded by the coding sequence TTGAAAGAAGTCAAATCATATAAATTCATTCTAATTAAGATTCAATTTGTTCTTTTTTTAATTTCGATTTTATCCTTTCAAAGCTGTTTTGACCTGCATTCTGAAAACAATCAAGAAAGCCAATTACAACAATCTGTGTATTTGATCGACAGATATTATTATTGGTCCGAGGAAGAAATTTTAGACCCAGAAAGTATATTGCAAGAAAAATGGATTCCAATTCCTTCCAAATCTCTTGGATTTAAAAAAAAGGAAAAAGAATATTTATACCTTAAATTTAGTGATCAGTTCATCAGACAATTACAAAGTCCCATTTTGTATTCTGAGATTGCGTTAGAAAGATTTAAAGTATTCCAAGGGAAAGAGATTGTTTACCAATCTGATGTTTCTGATTTCATTTATCCACATTTGATTCCATTAAATTCCGATCCAAAAGGATCAATATACATTCAATTCCAATCTATTTACGAAGGATATATTGGAATTGATCATGATGTGATTTTTAAAAATCATTCGCAAGCACTCATCGATTTGTTTATGGAAAATTTTTCCAAAACATTTTTTGCACCCATATTGCTTGTGTTATCGTTTATTTTTATGGGATTTTATTTTCTACGTAGAAAGGAGATGATCTTTCTAAATTTTTCCATTTTGTTATTATCTGCATCACTTATAGAAGCATTGAATGGTTTTGTTGGGTTTTCACTTCGCCAATATGCGTATTATATTGTTCCTCTTACGTTTCTTAATTTTACATTTTTTCCTTTTGCTTTGTTATTATTTTTGATCAGTGTGTTTCCTCCATTCTTTCGCAATTTATTTAAATTCATCGCGACATTACACGTCATTGTATTTTTTGTTTCGATCTTTCGAAATTATGAAAATGGAATATCGTTTTTAAATAGTGAAGAAGGATATAATTGGATTGTTGTATTGGAGGCTTTTGTTGCGATATTTGCATCTGTTTATGTTTTTATGAAAGGGAATCGTAAACTCAGAGAGATTATCATTGGTATATTGATCATCGTAGTTGCAGGCCTTCATGATACCTTGGTAGATTTGGAGGTGATACATCAACAGATTAGAATCATCCACTACGGATTTTTTCTGATGTTAGGTTTTTTCGGATATTATGTATTCAAACACTACCTTGAACTATTACACTCCATCAATCGAATGAATGCAGAGTTGAGAACCAAAAACAAGGAATTACAAAGGCTCATCCAAATTGACAAAGACTTAGCCTTGGCTCATGCATTACAAAAATCTTTATTGTCTTCCAAATACAATGAAGACGATAAAATTCGAATCATTGGATTTTCTCAGAATTTAGAGTCGGTTGGCGGAGATTACTTTGATCATACCAAAGATAGTATGGGAAATTGGGCCTTCCTCATTGCCGATGTTTCGGGACATGGAATTTCTTCTGCGATGGTTGCCGCTATGTCTAAGATGGCCTTTGTCGGAGCTGGTCCATATTTACAATTTCCAGCAAGGGTTTTTCATTTGATGAACCGACATTTAGTCGGAAAAACGAAAAATTTGTTCATCACTGCATCGTATCTCTTCATTGATACAGAATCTTATACGATTACATTTAGTAATGCAGGACACCCAAGTTTTTTTCTAATTCGGAATTCTGAAAAAGAAGTGCAACAACTCACTGCCAAAGGAAAACCATTGGGTCTTTTTTCTCACCAAGCCTATGCGGAAGAAACCATCAATATCCAACCGAAGGATAAAATTTTACTCTATACGGATGGAATTTTTGATCTATTGAATGCAGAAGGGGAAAGTTTTGGGGAAGAAAGACTCAAATCCTTGTTATGGGAATATCGTTTCCACAGTCTTCAGGATTTGTCTTCCATCTTACAAGATACGCTCTTTCGGTTTTCCAATGGATGGAGGCACCAAATGGATGACTTAAGTTTTTTGATGGTCGAAATCAAATAA
- a CDS encoding NAD(P)H-dependent flavin oxidoreductase, translated as MKIKTKISEMLKIDLPIIAAPMFLVSYPELVVAVSEAGGIGCFPSLNYRTPEQLREGILEIRSKTKKPIGVNLILHKEHNPNWAKQFEVVMDLKVELIITSLGTPRTIAKEIKANGSSLFCDVTTLKHANIVAKSGADALIAVSQGAGGHAGAITPFALIPYLKKETGLPVIAAGAISNGSQMAAALSLGADAVYIGTRFIATPESRAQNEYKQMLIDSSPDEIVYTEKISGIPANWLAKSVEKSPDILEDSPKKIAAGHAGGEQAIEQEYKRWRDIWSAGQGVAQIEEVKPAGEIVKEIANEYLNTINSLPR; from the coding sequence ATGAAAATCAAAACAAAAATCAGTGAAATGCTAAAAATTGATCTACCGATCATCGCAGCACCCATGTTCCTCGTCTCCTATCCGGAGTTAGTAGTAGCCGTTTCGGAAGCAGGTGGAATTGGTTGTTTTCCTTCCCTCAATTACCGGACCCCCGAACAATTACGCGAAGGAATCCTCGAAATTCGTTCCAAAACCAAAAAACCAATCGGTGTGAATTTGATCCTCCATAAGGAACATAATCCTAATTGGGCCAAACAATTTGAAGTTGTTATGGACTTAAAAGTAGAGCTAATCATTACAAGTCTTGGTACCCCTCGCACCATTGCCAAAGAAATCAAAGCCAATGGATCTTCTTTGTTCTGTGATGTAACAACATTAAAACACGCAAACATTGTCGCTAAGTCTGGTGCAGATGCGCTCATTGCCGTATCACAAGGTGCGGGTGGTCATGCTGGAGCCATTACCCCTTTTGCACTCATACCATATCTTAAAAAAGAAACAGGTCTTCCTGTCATTGCCGCTGGAGCCATTTCCAATGGTTCACAAATGGCCGCTGCCTTATCTCTCGGAGCAGATGCAGTGTACATTGGAACTCGCTTCATCGCCACTCCAGAATCACGTGCGCAAAACGAATACAAACAAATGTTAATTGATTCAAGTCCAGATGAGATTGTTTATACCGAAAAAATTTCTGGGATTCCTGCCAATTGGTTGGCAAAGTCTGTAGAAAAGTCCCCTGATATTTTAGAAGACAGTCCTAAAAAAATTGCGGCAGGTCATGCAGGTGGCGAACAAGCGATTGAACAAGAATACAAACGTTGGCGAGACATTTGGTCTGCAGGGCAAGGTGTTGCTCAGATCGAAGAAGTCAAACCTGCAGGTGAAATTGTAAAAGAAATTGCGAACGAATACCTAAATACAATCAATTCACTTCCTCGCTAA
- a CDS encoding protein-disulfide reductase DsbD family protein, protein MFSEIQTFIESQLSSGHFSIATVFFLALGGLLSGLLPCVYPLYPITAGILKTRVAKHKWAHPLVYYFGLALMYAIFGLIAGVSGGVFNSFLRYPETQLVLSILLFVLGLSVAEYLYFPFFSGDLKNSVNVNYANTFFLGMGAGLLSSPCVGPVVVSILVQLVTYQTEGFKIVPILFTSFKMFVFGMGLGIPFLMIGVFGLSLPKSGKWMKYVQWVLAILIFYFSYTYLEKAFLLWGFDSGLSAKVYFLWTTSLVFLYLLNKEGTHSERMKHSLFQIFAITGFLFLFLILTHSILKLGPGISMGNRMSESTIQKEEHGNLVWYRNKNDAFQLAQDKNLPIFIDFYADWCTNCKEFQKLTLSHQELNQTFQNVVLWKVYDTDPIFEEFVNDPNYPELKIGLPFFLILSPNGKMLYKSNDYLDTKGMIETIRKLQKNNE, encoded by the coding sequence ATGTTTTCTGAAATCCAAACCTTCATTGAATCCCAATTGTCCTCGGGGCATTTTTCCATTGCGACTGTATTCTTTTTAGCTCTCGGTGGGTTATTGTCGGGGTTACTCCCTTGTGTGTACCCATTGTATCCCATCACTGCTGGCATTTTAAAAACACGTGTTGCCAAACACAAATGGGCCCATCCGCTTGTGTATTATTTTGGCCTGGCTCTCATGTATGCCATTTTCGGATTGATTGCGGGTGTGAGCGGAGGTGTATTCAATTCCTTTTTACGTTATCCAGAAACTCAATTGGTGCTTTCGATTTTGTTATTTGTTTTGGGGCTTAGTGTTGCCGAGTATCTATACTTTCCATTTTTTTCTGGAGACTTGAAAAATTCAGTTAACGTCAATTATGCGAATACATTCTTTTTAGGAATGGGAGCGGGATTACTATCATCCCCATGTGTGGGACCCGTTGTTGTCTCCATTTTGGTACAATTGGTCACCTACCAAACGGAAGGCTTTAAAATCGTACCAATTTTATTTACCTCATTTAAAATGTTTGTTTTTGGAATGGGTCTTGGCATTCCCTTTTTGATGATTGGAGTCTTTGGACTTTCCTTACCAAAATCTGGGAAATGGATGAAGTATGTTCAATGGGTTCTTGCCATACTCATCTTTTATTTTTCCTATACGTATCTGGAAAAAGCCTTCCTCTTATGGGGATTTGATTCTGGCCTAAGTGCAAAAGTTTACTTCTTATGGACCACTTCCTTAGTCTTTTTATACCTTCTCAATAAAGAAGGTACCCATAGCGAAAGGATGAAACATTCTCTGTTTCAAATTTTTGCCATCACTGGATTTCTCTTTTTATTCTTAATCCTAACCCATTCCATTCTCAAATTGGGACCTGGAATTTCGATGGGGAATCGAATGAGCGAATCAACAATCCAAAAAGAAGAGCATGGGAATTTAGTTTGGTACCGTAACAAAAACGATGCGTTTCAATTAGCTCAAGATAAGAATCTGCCCATCTTTATTGATTTTTATGCGGATTGGTGTACCAATTGTAAGGAATTTCAAAAGCTGACTCTCTCCCATCAGGAATTGAATCAGACGTTTCAAAATGTTGTTTTATGGAAGGTGTATGATACTGATCCCATCTTCGAGGAATTTGTGAACGATCCAAATTATCCTGAATTAAAGATAGGATTACCTTTCTTTTTGATCCTAAGTCCAAACGGAAAAATGTTATATAAATCCAATGATTATTTGGATACCAAAGGAATGATCGAAACCATTCGAAAATTGCAAAAAAATAATGAATGA
- a CDS encoding FecR family protein — protein sequence MVVRVIMSLKIPLTILFSLLTTVSLFAEEFAVATFTRGKVSFLSASDTSKLWKTLKVNDVLKPGDRIKTGNGSKVDFLYQETEIRIQPNTDFTLKEWNSDKKEAKAFVQNGAAWFRVNNFKKGSFEVSTPTTTAGVRGTAFGVFFEEKEKTGYTCVCEGLVNINGEDFAKGTGGAKKVGATELEKKQYKDIITKDGATILLKEKRKEFPMLNRCLPCHKPIGWEDKSFTPDETYGNK from the coding sequence ATGGTTGTTAGAGTGATTATGAGCCTCAAAATCCCTCTAACCATCCTTTTTTCCCTTCTAACTACTGTTTCCTTATTTGCGGAAGAGTTTGCAGTTGCGACCTTCACACGTGGGAAAGTGAGTTTTTTATCGGCATCTGATACTTCCAAACTTTGGAAAACCCTCAAAGTGAATGATGTGCTCAAACCAGGTGATCGGATCAAAACGGGCAATGGATCCAAAGTTGATTTTTTATACCAAGAAACAGAAATTCGAATCCAACCAAACACTGATTTTACGTTAAAAGAATGGAACTCTGATAAAAAAGAGGCGAAAGCGTTTGTGCAAAACGGAGCTGCATGGTTTCGCGTGAACAATTTTAAAAAAGGAAGTTTTGAAGTTTCCACACCAACAACGACTGCAGGAGTGCGCGGAACAGCTTTTGGGGTATTTTTCGAAGAAAAAGAAAAAACGGGTTATACTTGCGTTTGTGAAGGTTTGGTGAATATCAATGGTGAGGATTTTGCGAAAGGGACTGGTGGAGCCAAAAAAGTAGGAGCCACAGAACTAGAAAAAAAACAATATAAAGATATCATCACAAAAGATGGTGCTACAATTCTTTTGAAAGAAAAAAGAAAGGAATTTCCAATGTTGAATCGATGCCTTCCATGCCATAAACCAATTGGTTGGGAAGATAAATCGTTCACACCGGATGAAACGTACGGCAATAAGTGA
- the thyX gene encoding FAD-dependent thymidylate synthase, whose amino-acid sequence MQQSDFESISRVSVPELDSILGKPFPILDDGFVRLVDYMGSDESIVQAARVSYGKGTKKVNEDRGLIRYLMRHRHSTPFEMCELKLHVRVPMDTWRQWIRHRMANVNEYSTRYSVAIDSAQTTLPGEWRVQSVGNKQGSDGYLESSKGDHLTKRETEFQKFANDIYNERLEMGVAREQARKDLPLATYTEAYWKIDLHNLLHFLALRMDDHAQLEIRLFAKTIGEQIVQKWVPHTWEAFVDYRLSALHLTKYDTEIIAALNVSGKEGAIKKAIQLGMLDDQGTTAKKSREREELEYKLSQLGFSIPW is encoded by the coding sequence ATGCAACAATCTGATTTCGAATCCATTTCAAGAGTATCCGTTCCCGAATTAGACTCCATTTTAGGAAAACCATTCCCAATTCTAGATGATGGATTTGTCAGACTCGTTGATTATATGGGTTCAGATGAATCCATCGTTCAGGCGGCACGCGTTTCGTACGGAAAAGGAACAAAAAAGGTAAATGAAGACCGAGGACTGATTCGGTATTTAATGCGCCACAGACACAGTACTCCCTTTGAAATGTGCGAACTCAAGCTACACGTACGAGTACCAATGGATACTTGGCGCCAATGGATTCGCCACCGCATGGCAAATGTCAATGAATACTCTACGCGTTATTCCGTAGCCATTGACTCTGCACAAACGACATTACCGGGTGAATGGCGTGTGCAATCAGTTGGCAACAAACAAGGAAGTGATGGATACTTAGAATCATCTAAAGGCGACCACCTAACAAAGAGAGAAACAGAGTTCCAAAAATTTGCCAATGATATTTACAATGAACGTTTGGAAATGGGAGTGGCACGCGAACAGGCAAGAAAAGACCTCCCACTTGCCACATATACAGAAGCTTATTGGAAAATTGACCTGCACAATTTACTTCATTTTTTAGCACTGCGAATGGATGACCATGCTCAATTGGAAATCCGTTTGTTTGCGAAAACCATTGGTGAACAAATCGTACAAAAATGGGTGCCTCATACTTGGGAAGCTTTTGTGGATTACCGATTGAGTGCCCTCCACCTCACCAAATATGATACTGAAATCATCGCAGCACTGAATGTTTCGGGAAAAGAGGGAGCAATTAAAAAAGCGATCCAACTTGGAATGTTGGACGACCAAGGCACAACCGCTAAAAAAAGCCGAGAACGTGAGGAATTGGAGTACAAATTGTCTCAGTTGGGATTTTCCATCCCTTGGTAG
- a CDS encoding alpha/beta fold hydrolase has translation MALEENTLEDRLIKISTRESNKNLMVSPDKIYIFPVPKTTFQFLENIWQSFTNKMVSLVDYNDDPIFNFSIFEVIDQDEMKIVATATHFKLKEIAERRKIPGIEEYIKKSRPIHLADPRNESARFIRKAIIDFNKGLRPEVTFVNLKEEEIHPEKKVLLSETMNHAIGIPLFVNENPIGILWGITKDPISEEQIRPLTLQLYSLFDVIEFVVAKEMESGNDHYIAQKNIEKADTVSNSRNLFYTTTKDQKEPVTSIIFKSHQYNIEYRMDASFIIPTTDGYAVSLKSFIPEKLNNTGKNLLLIPGFFCRRSVMDKLAKELALKYGYRVFLMDMRGRSRQTMPKHGKKEGWTVDNYIQDDFPEVLRWIRWHYPSERTVVVGHSMGGMIPRFYVSSYEKIKELKEEFNLPQPEEYIAGIVSITSPNYISLKSNFIGLDTLKRGFNLLPHKMISDMILSMASFSMQATIQTIDLKKFFKLILNLHSSLRSFSYNIGTKVLTIKDFVGYKEITPPEWYFLMEDVFCEESVSVIMQFFQSQISNEQSFWSNDGRINYTENFLNNFTMPIYSVVGTVDKIVPEESLAELKDLKSENKVTTYYEQGHLGIIFHGETVRKICKGMDEWIQGLK, from the coding sequence ATGGCACTTGAAGAAAATACATTGGAAGATCGATTGATCAAAATTTCCACAAGAGAAAGTAACAAAAATCTCATGGTGAGTCCGGATAAAATTTATATTTTTCCTGTTCCCAAAACGACCTTCCAATTTTTGGAGAATATTTGGCAATCCTTCACGAATAAAATGGTTTCACTTGTGGATTATAACGATGATCCCATTTTTAATTTTTCCATTTTTGAGGTCATTGACCAAGATGAAATGAAAATTGTGGCGACTGCCACTCACTTTAAACTCAAAGAAATTGCAGAACGCCGAAAGATCCCAGGGATCGAAGAATACATCAAAAAATCGAGACCCATCCATTTGGCCGACCCTAGAAATGAATCAGCACGTTTCATTCGAAAAGCGATCATCGATTTTAACAAAGGACTCCGCCCTGAAGTCACCTTTGTGAATCTGAAAGAAGAAGAGATCCATCCTGAAAAAAAAGTCTTACTTTCTGAAACAATGAACCATGCAATCGGGATTCCACTGTTTGTGAATGAAAACCCGATCGGAATTCTATGGGGCATCACAAAAGATCCAATTTCGGAAGAACAAATCCGCCCCCTTACGTTACAATTGTATTCACTCTTTGATGTCATTGAGTTTGTCGTGGCAAAGGAAATGGAATCAGGAAACGACCATTACATTGCTCAAAAAAATATCGAAAAAGCGGATACCGTTTCAAATTCAAGAAATCTTTTTTACACCACCACTAAAGACCAAAAAGAACCAGTTACATCCATCATCTTCAAATCTCACCAATATAACATTGAATATAGAATGGATGCATCGTTCATCATTCCAACAACAGATGGTTATGCAGTTTCACTCAAAAGTTTTATCCCAGAAAAACTAAACAACACAGGCAAAAATTTGTTACTCATCCCTGGATTTTTTTGCCGGCGTTCCGTCATGGACAAACTCGCAAAAGAATTAGCGCTCAAATACGGATACCGAGTGTTCCTGATGGACATGCGTGGTCGGTCTAGGCAAACCATGCCAAAACACGGAAAAAAAGAAGGATGGACCGTCGACAATTACATCCAAGACGATTTTCCAGAAGTGTTACGATGGATTCGCTGGCACTATCCAAGTGAAAGAACAGTTGTCGTTGGACACAGTATGGGAGGCATGATCCCTAGGTTTTATGTTTCTTCTTACGAAAAAATCAAAGAACTCAAAGAAGAATTCAATTTACCACAACCAGAAGAATACATTGCGGGCATTGTATCAATCACCTCGCCCAACTACATCAGTTTGAAGTCCAATTTCATTGGGTTGGATACACTAAAAAGAGGATTTAACTTACTTCCACATAAAATGATTTCCGATATGATTTTGAGTATGGCAAGTTTTTCCATGCAAGCCACAATCCAAACCATCGATCTCAAAAAATTCTTCAAATTGATTTTAAACCTTCACTCCAGTTTACGAAGTTTTAGTTATAATATTGGAACAAAAGTATTAACCATCAAAGACTTCGTTGGTTATAAAGAAATCACTCCTCCTGAATGGTATTTTCTCATGGAAGACGTGTTTTGCGAAGAATCAGTGTCCGTGATCATGCAATTTTTCCAAAGCCAAATCTCCAATGAACAAAGTTTTTGGTCCAATGATGGGCGGATCAACTATACAGAGAATTTTTTAAACAACTTCACAATGCCAATTTATAGTGTGGTAGGAACTGTAGACAAAATTGTACCGGAGGAAAGTTTAGCAGAACTGAAAGACCTCAAATCGGAAAACAAAGTCACGACTTATTATGAACAAGGCCATCTTGGGATCATTTTCCATGGAGAAACCGTAAGAAAAATTTGTAAGGGAATGGATGAGTGGATCCAAGGTTTAAAATAA
- a CDS encoding SRPBCC family protein → MKRILLFAFGTSFLLIGLVVLFLAVGYFQDPKFHKETSEWLKAEPEDIWNYITDINDLPNRRKEVVAIQILESKPDGTPTKWKETPDMGGFMIFELREFIPRKKWKIELTDASFKMRGSWTYVLEPKIPGTVVTIIEDSEITSIPVRGAYFLAGRDATLLKEMELIRNRFSGR, encoded by the coding sequence ATGAAGCGGATCCTACTTTTTGCCTTTGGAACGAGTTTTTTACTCATTGGCCTTGTTGTTCTATTTTTGGCGGTTGGTTATTTCCAAGATCCAAAGTTTCATAAAGAAACGAGCGAATGGTTGAAAGCAGAACCAGAAGACATTTGGAATTATATCACAGACATCAACGACCTTCCCAACCGTCGCAAAGAAGTCGTTGCGATTCAAATTTTGGAATCAAAACCTGATGGAACTCCCACAAAATGGAAGGAAACACCAGATATGGGTGGTTTTATGATCTTTGAACTTCGAGAGTTCATTCCGAGGAAAAAGTGGAAAATTGAACTAACCGATGCCAGTTTCAAAATGCGTGGCTCATGGACGTATGTTTTGGAACCAAAAATTCCAGGAACAGTTGTGACCATTATTGAAGATTCAGAGATCACAAGTATTCCGGTGAGAGGTGCCTATTTTTTAGCCGGTCGCGATGCTACACTTCTGAAAGAAATGGAACTGATTCGCAACCGGTTTAGCGGACGTTAG
- a CDS encoding nuclear transport factor 2 family protein: MNANEELIQKFYTAFQNKDGQTMVSLYHPEIQFEDPAFGKLKGKEAGAMWLMLLERSQNLTIRFSNIKANEKEGSADWEADYSFSKTGRLVQNKIHAKFTFQDGKIIQHKDHFSMWKWLGMAMGPVGYLLGWWPALGNKVKKEAVTGLQLYMKRKRM, encoded by the coding sequence ATGAACGCAAATGAAGAGTTGATCCAAAAGTTTTACACAGCCTTCCAAAACAAAGATGGGCAAACCATGGTTTCCCTTTACCATCCAGAGATCCAATTTGAAGACCCAGCATTTGGGAAATTAAAGGGAAAGGAAGCAGGTGCAATGTGGCTCATGTTACTCGAAAGGAGCCAAAATTTAACCATTCGTTTTTCCAATATCAAAGCAAATGAGAAAGAAGGATCGGCGGATTGGGAAGCAGATTACAGTTTCAGCAAAACGGGACGGCTCGTTCAAAATAAAATCCATGCAAAGTTTACCTTTCAAGATGGAAAAATCATCCAACACAAAGATCATTTTTCTATGTGGAAGTGGCTTGGAATGGCAATGGGACCTGTTGGGTATCTACTTGGATGGTGGCCAGCCCTCGGGAACAAAGTCAAAAAAGAAGCAGTCACCGGATTACAACTTTATATGAAACGCAAACGTATGTAG
- a CDS encoding rhodanese-like domain-containing protein → MNRMILIIIAIVAVLFIVYQLRNVSGMDQSQLKEKIDAGALVVDVRTVTEFNSGHFPNARNIPIDEVSKRVDEFGDKNQTIIVYCASGGRSGSAKSFLESIGYKQVINAGGLSNMPNP, encoded by the coding sequence TTGAATCGAATGATCCTAATCATCATTGCCATTGTTGCTGTTTTATTCATTGTTTACCAATTGAGAAATGTTTCGGGTATGGACCAGTCACAACTCAAAGAAAAAATTGATGCTGGTGCTCTTGTGGTGGATGTTCGCACAGTAACAGAATTCAATTCTGGTCATTTTCCCAATGCACGTAATATTCCAATTGATGAAGTTTCCAAACGAGTGGATGAGTTTGGTGACAAAAACCAAACCATCATCGTCTATTGTGCGTCAGGTGGACGGAGTGGTAGTGCGAAATCCTTTTTAGAATCCATTGGATACAAACAAGTGATCAACGCCGGTGGACTTTCGAATATGCCAAATCCGTAA
- a CDS encoding phosphoribosyl-AMP cyclohydrolase has product MIQVPTGKDIVLLSKRSYLSPEVSLQILNLAQTQDFLNRFDYTKKQLYVDCDEDTFLEVSPEERSFAKQLLWENGTLKVSKETFDSILDSMPPLSPFLAQDLTGKDLMLAWGKKESLIHAIESGNGTYFSRSRNGKWVKGEESGHFQKLKQIYVHSNPFFVKYITDQIGAACHTGYYSCFFRELGQNESVSFVYSNKVGESV; this is encoded by the coding sequence ATGATTCAAGTTCCAACTGGAAAAGATATCGTTTTACTTTCAAAACGATCGTATTTATCTCCTGAAGTTTCTCTGCAAATTCTTAACTTGGCCCAAACTCAGGATTTTTTAAACAGATTTGATTATACAAAAAAACAATTATATGTGGATTGTGATGAAGATACCTTTCTGGAAGTTTCCCCCGAAGAAAGATCATTCGCTAAACAATTGTTATGGGAAAATGGAACACTTAAAGTTTCGAAGGAAACATTTGATTCGATCTTAGACAGTATGCCACCCTTATCTCCCTTTTTAGCTCAGGATTTGACTGGTAAAGATTTGATGTTGGCTTGGGGGAAAAAGGAAAGTCTCATCCATGCCATCGAATCTGGGAATGGAACCTATTTCAGTCGATCAAGGAATGGAAAGTGGGTAAAGGGAGAAGAGTCAGGGCACTTTCAAAAATTGAAACAGATTTATGTTCACTCCAATCCTTTTTTTGTCAAATATATCACCGATCAAATTGGTGCCGCCTGCCACACAGGTTATTATTCCTGTTTTTTTAGAGAACTCGGTCAGAATGAATCTGTTTCATTCGTCTATTCTAATAAAGTCGGAGAGTCAGTTTGA